One window of the Arthrobacter sp. zg-Y919 genome contains the following:
- the rfaE2 gene encoding D-glycero-beta-D-manno-heptose 1-phosphate adenylyltransferase: MTDFPQPGEVRGLTPGLPGRIAAASLRVAVIGDVMLDGWWSGVTERFCREAPAPVVDIQRRNYAAGGAGNTAMNLQCLGARVRLGGLTGSDAAGAQLRTILSGAGVDLAGLVQHSGAETATKYRIVAGEQVLFRLDDGGRFPAAAEELLAASVPALVEGADALVVCDYGTGLLHGRVRDALIALRGGRLTVVDAHDAAAWSGLGPDLVTPNAAEAALLLGRDLGPDRAAGVRAAAPALLAAAGTAAAAVTLDRDGAALISAGGGFHRTWARPAAEKQASGAGDTFVACLTLARAAGLPLSTAADLAQNAADIVVQRPGTSVCSTADLEKHLDSFADTALSQSELLARTAAERSAGRRIVLTNGCFDVLHRGHTRYLNQAKQLGDILVVALNSDASARRLKGPGRPINPVHDRAGIIAALSCVDYVTIFDTDTPIPLIRELRPDIYAKGGDYSAQMLAETPVVEECGGRVRILDYVSDHSTTALVSRIRAGGTPPPPAERRQGGDAGYGTGDPAGTHGTDNGTSGDPP; the protein is encoded by the coding sequence ATGACGGACTTCCCGCAGCCCGGAGAAGTGCGCGGCCTGACGCCGGGGCTGCCGGGCCGGATCGCGGCAGCCTCGCTGCGCGTGGCAGTCATCGGCGATGTCATGCTGGACGGCTGGTGGTCCGGGGTCACCGAGCGGTTCTGCCGCGAAGCTCCGGCACCCGTGGTTGATATCCAGCGTCGGAACTACGCAGCGGGCGGTGCGGGAAACACCGCCATGAACCTGCAGTGCCTCGGCGCGCGGGTGCGGCTCGGCGGGTTGACCGGCAGTGACGCGGCCGGCGCGCAGCTGCGTACGATCCTTTCCGGAGCGGGGGTGGACCTGGCCGGGCTGGTGCAGCATTCCGGTGCCGAAACTGCCACCAAGTACCGGATAGTCGCCGGTGAGCAGGTGCTGTTCCGGCTCGACGACGGCGGCCGGTTTCCGGCGGCGGCCGAAGAACTGCTCGCCGCTTCGGTCCCCGCGCTGGTGGAGGGCGCCGACGCGCTGGTGGTCTGCGACTACGGCACCGGCCTGTTGCACGGGCGTGTCCGTGACGCCCTGATAGCGCTGCGGGGCGGCCGCCTGACCGTGGTGGATGCGCACGACGCCGCTGCCTGGTCCGGTCTGGGACCGGACCTGGTCACACCAAATGCCGCCGAAGCCGCCCTGCTGCTGGGCAGGGACCTGGGGCCGGACCGTGCCGCAGGAGTGCGTGCCGCGGCTCCGGCCCTGCTGGCCGCTGCCGGTACCGCCGCAGCCGCAGTCACCCTGGACCGGGACGGAGCGGCCCTGATCAGCGCCGGCGGCGGATTCCACCGCACCTGGGCCCGTCCCGCCGCGGAAAAGCAGGCATCGGGCGCCGGCGATACCTTTGTAGCCTGCCTGACCCTGGCCCGGGCCGCAGGCCTGCCGCTGTCCACCGCCGCCGATCTGGCGCAGAACGCCGCCGACATAGTGGTCCAGCGGCCCGGAACCTCCGTGTGCAGCACCGCCGACCTGGAAAAACACCTGGACAGCTTTGCCGACACGGCGCTTAGCCAAAGCGAGCTCCTGGCCCGGACGGCCGCCGAACGGTCTGCCGGGCGCCGGATTGTCCTGACCAACGGCTGCTTCGACGTGCTGCACCGCGGGCATACCCGGTACCTGAACCAGGCCAAGCAGCTCGGGGACATCCTGGTGGTGGCCCTGAACAGCGACGCGTCCGCCCGCCGGTTGAAAGGACCCGGCCGTCCGATTAACCCGGTGCACGACCGGGCCGGGATCATTGCAGCGCTCAGCTGCGTGGATTACGTGACCATTTTCGACACCGACACTCCGATTCCGCTGATCCGCGAACTGCGGCCGGATATTTACGCCAAGGGCGGGGACTACTCCGCCCAGATGCTCGCCGAAACCCCCGTGGTGGAGGAATGCGGCGGACGCGTGCGGATTCTGGACTACGTCTCCGACCACTCCACCACTGCCCTGGTCTCCCGGATCCGGGCGGGTGGCACCCCTCCTCCTCCCGCGGAGCGGCGGCAGGGAGGCGACGCCGGGTACGGGACCGGCGATCCCGCGGGCACCCACGGCACCGACAACGGCACCTCCGGGGATCCCCCGTGA
- a CDS encoding glycosyltransferase family 2 protein, giving the protein MTRRWSGDWALPPGSGNPADVDVLIPTRNRPAELAVTLAGLAAQDGLRFDVVISDQSTDVPSWNHPAAEAMVRVLQAQGRSVRLLRHLPARGLAEQRHFLLGEASAPLVLFLDDDVWLEPEMLVRLTAALAASGAGFVGAAVQGLSYLSDRRPEEQQPFQIWEDNQVQPERIRRGEPGFSRWTLHNAANLAHIASGLGIPSGEWQLYRIAWVGACVLYDREALLACGGFGFWDQLPSGHAGEDVAAQWRVMERFGGAGMVPSGAVHLESPTTVTDRSADAAELLLGAGTDDLHRPESNPPRRRNHG; this is encoded by the coding sequence GTGACCCGGCGCTGGTCCGGCGACTGGGCACTCCCGCCGGGTTCCGGCAACCCGGCGGACGTGGACGTGTTGATTCCCACCCGTAACCGGCCGGCCGAACTTGCGGTCACCCTCGCCGGGCTGGCCGCCCAGGACGGCCTCCGCTTCGACGTCGTCATCAGCGACCAAAGCACCGATGTCCCATCCTGGAACCACCCCGCCGCGGAGGCCATGGTCCGTGTCCTCCAGGCCCAGGGACGCTCCGTCCGGCTGCTGCGGCACCTGCCCGCCCGCGGGCTGGCCGAACAGCGGCATTTCCTGCTGGGGGAAGCCAGCGCACCGCTGGTCCTCTTCCTGGACGACGATGTCTGGCTGGAACCGGAGATGCTCGTCCGGTTGACGGCCGCGCTGGCGGCCTCCGGCGCCGGCTTCGTGGGGGCGGCCGTGCAGGGATTGTCGTATTTGTCCGACCGGCGGCCCGAGGAACAGCAGCCGTTCCAGATATGGGAAGACAACCAGGTGCAGCCCGAACGGATCCGCCGCGGCGAGCCGGGTTTCTCCCGCTGGACACTGCACAACGCCGCCAATCTGGCGCACATTGCTTCCGGACTGGGTATCCCGTCCGGCGAATGGCAGCTGTACCGGATCGCCTGGGTGGGGGCCTGCGTCCTCTATGACCGGGAAGCGCTGCTCGCCTGCGGCGGGTTCGGGTTCTGGGACCAACTGCCCTCCGGGCATGCCGGGGAGGACGTGGCGGCGCAGTGGCGGGTGATGGAGAGGTTCGGCGGCGCGGGGATGGTTCCCTCCGGGGCGGTGCACCTGGAGTCGCCGACCACGGTCACCGACCGGTCCGCCGACGCCGCCGAGCTCCTGCTGGGTGCCGGCACCGACGATCTCCACAGACCTGAAAGTAACCCACCACGAAGGAGGAACCATGGCTGA
- a CDS encoding DUF308 domain-containing protein, giving the protein MGASNPGAAWGPMLVRAVVAAVYGVLTVFWQDPTEPVLAYAGGAFLLLTGAALWPMLGAARGHGKVRAFLLVEAVVYVLAGAATLVLASAEAFRVTAAAALILGGSLEIILWVRNRRDFLPARDWLITGAAALVAGVLVPAFYDLGVRALLGVTGGAAIVTAVIVAISALGARHDSRTAAVEQA; this is encoded by the coding sequence GTGGGCGCATCCAATCCCGGGGCAGCTTGGGGACCCATGCTGGTCCGTGCGGTGGTGGCCGCCGTTTACGGCGTGCTGACCGTCTTCTGGCAGGATCCCACCGAGCCGGTCCTGGCATACGCGGGGGGAGCCTTCCTGCTGCTCACCGGCGCCGCACTCTGGCCGATGCTTGGCGCAGCCCGCGGACACGGCAAGGTACGGGCTTTCCTGCTGGTTGAGGCAGTGGTTTATGTCCTGGCCGGTGCGGCCACGCTGGTACTTGCCTCCGCCGAAGCGTTCCGGGTGACGGCAGCTGCCGCCCTCATCCTTGGTGGATCCCTGGAAATTATCCTGTGGGTGCGGAACCGGCGGGACTTCCTCCCGGCACGCGACTGGCTGATCACCGGTGCGGCTGCGCTCGTGGCAGGTGTCCTGGTGCCGGCGTTCTACGACCTTGGCGTCCGCGCCCTGCTCGGAGTGACCGGTGGCGCGGCGATTGTCACCGCCGTGATCGTGGCCATTTCCGCACTGGGTGCCCGGCACGATTCCCGCACCGCCGCAGTGGAGCAGGCGTAG
- a CDS encoding MATE family efflux transporter, which translates to MKTEADLSSRRLSRRILALALPALGALIAEPLFLLADSAIVGHLGVAQLAGVGLASTVLQTAVGLMVFLAYSTTGTVARYLGGNRQAEALAAGRDGIALAVVLGVVLSTAGFLLAPQLCSAMGATGDVHRYAVDYLRFSMPGLTAMLVVLAATGVLRGLQDTRTPLVVATVGFAVNIGLNYLLVYGFSLSVAGSALGTSIAQCGMAVFYLAAVARMARSQGVSLLPAASGIRATAHVGSWLMLRTLSLRAAVLATVLVATAQGPESLAAHQLVMTVFTFLAFALDALAIAAQAMIGKELGAGDTVLARALTRRMIVWGVGFGVITGALLALVAPVAGVLFTNDAGVQQAMTAGLWVLALSQPICGLVFVLDGVLIGAGDARYLALTGLLNLAAYLPLLIWVHSAGLSGTGGIAWLWAAFALGYMSARAVTLSWRSRRDAWMVTGAAAAGASD; encoded by the coding sequence GTGAAGACCGAAGCCGACCTTTCCTCCCGGCGGCTCAGCCGCCGGATCCTTGCCCTGGCCCTGCCGGCGCTGGGTGCACTGATTGCCGAACCTTTGTTCCTGCTGGCCGACTCCGCCATTGTCGGCCACCTCGGGGTGGCCCAGCTGGCCGGCGTCGGCCTGGCCTCCACGGTGCTGCAGACCGCCGTCGGGCTGATGGTTTTCCTGGCCTATTCCACCACCGGCACGGTGGCGCGCTACCTCGGCGGCAACCGGCAGGCCGAGGCGCTCGCCGCCGGACGGGACGGCATTGCCCTGGCAGTCGTGCTGGGCGTGGTGCTTTCCACGGCCGGGTTCCTGCTCGCTCCGCAGCTGTGCAGCGCCATGGGGGCCACCGGCGATGTGCACCGCTACGCCGTGGACTACCTGCGCTTCTCGATGCCGGGCCTGACCGCCATGCTGGTGGTCCTGGCCGCCACGGGAGTGCTGCGCGGGCTGCAGGACACCCGCACCCCGCTGGTGGTGGCCACGGTGGGCTTCGCCGTCAACATTGGGCTGAACTACCTGCTGGTTTACGGGTTCTCCCTTTCCGTGGCGGGATCCGCGCTGGGCACCAGCATTGCCCAGTGCGGCATGGCGGTGTTCTACCTCGCCGCGGTGGCGCGGATGGCCCGCTCGCAGGGGGTTTCTCTGCTGCCCGCCGCGTCCGGGATCCGGGCCACCGCCCACGTGGGGTCGTGGCTGATGCTGCGCACGCTGAGCCTGCGCGCCGCGGTGCTCGCCACCGTCCTGGTCGCCACCGCGCAGGGGCCGGAATCCCTCGCCGCCCACCAGCTGGTGATGACCGTGTTTACCTTCCTTGCCTTCGCGCTGGATGCCCTGGCGATCGCGGCCCAGGCCATGATCGGCAAGGAGCTGGGCGCCGGGGATACGGTGCTGGCCCGCGCCCTGACGCGCCGGATGATCGTGTGGGGGGTGGGGTTCGGCGTCATCACGGGGGCGCTGCTGGCCTTGGTGGCACCGGTGGCAGGAGTGCTCTTTACTAACGACGCCGGGGTGCAGCAGGCCATGACCGCCGGGCTTTGGGTCCTCGCGCTTTCCCAGCCGATCTGCGGGCTGGTGTTCGTGCTGGACGGCGTGCTGATCGGCGCGGGTGACGCCAGATACCTGGCCCTCACCGGGCTGCTGAACCTGGCGGCCTATCTCCCGCTGCTGATCTGGGTGCACTCGGCAGGCCTGTCCGGCACCGGCGGGATTGCCTGGCTGTGGGCGGCCTTCGCACTTGGCTACATGAGCGCCCGCGCCGTGACGCTGTCGTGGCGTTCCCGGCGGGATGCCTGGATGGTCACCGGTGCCGCGGCCGCAGGCGCGAGCGACTAA
- a CDS encoding MFS transporter codes for MSRQDKAAGTDGPSTGQFAGHRPGSSGYRGVLVGLAAAGVATFAQLYSLQGVLPELAANLHISASTAALTVSAATLGLAVAVIPWSAAADRFGRLPVMRMAILAAVLLGLAVPLSPSLPVLLGLRFLEGAALGGIPAVALAYLSEEVSRLHAAVAAGTYVSGTTVGGLAGRILAAPLAELVNWRVGVAAVSLLAAGAAAVFMVTAPRQHGFVPMRRSDPGHGLAARLVANLRSPRLLALYLQGFLLMGGFVAVYNYLGFRLVEPPFGLPSGLASSLFLAYLAGTWSSRAAGTLAVRLRGRRKPVLLLSIAAMAAGLALTLAENLPAVVSGLLVFTAGFFAAHSIASGWTPQLAYEGRAQASSLYNLFYYTGSSLLGWVGGYYFQQGGWPSLVLFVGVLLLAAAVVAVVVLRRNDDGGERTPSSSKVQ; via the coding sequence GTGAGCCGGCAGGACAAAGCCGCCGGAACCGACGGACCCTCCACGGGGCAGTTTGCAGGGCACCGGCCCGGCAGCAGCGGCTACCGCGGCGTCCTGGTGGGACTCGCCGCCGCCGGTGTGGCTACCTTCGCCCAGTTGTACTCCCTGCAGGGGGTCCTGCCGGAACTGGCGGCGAACCTGCACATCTCCGCCTCGACGGCCGCCCTCACTGTGTCCGCCGCGACCCTCGGACTCGCCGTCGCAGTGATTCCCTGGTCCGCCGCAGCGGACCGTTTTGGGCGGCTGCCCGTTATGCGGATGGCAATTCTGGCCGCGGTGCTGCTGGGCCTGGCCGTTCCCCTGAGTCCCAGCCTGCCGGTGCTGCTGGGGCTCCGCTTCCTGGAGGGTGCGGCGCTGGGCGGAATCCCGGCGGTGGCCCTGGCCTACCTCAGCGAGGAAGTCAGCCGGCTCCATGCCGCCGTCGCCGCCGGAACCTATGTCTCCGGCACCACTGTCGGCGGCCTCGCCGGCAGGATCCTGGCCGCGCCGCTGGCGGAACTGGTGAACTGGCGGGTGGGCGTGGCCGCCGTGAGTCTCCTGGCCGCCGGCGCCGCAGCCGTGTTTATGGTTACCGCTCCCCGCCAGCACGGCTTTGTCCCCATGCGCCGCTCCGACCCCGGCCACGGCCTGGCTGCGCGGCTGGTGGCCAATCTGCGCAGCCCCCGGCTGCTGGCCCTGTACCTGCAGGGCTTCCTGCTGATGGGCGGCTTCGTCGCGGTCTACAACTACCTCGGCTTCCGGCTGGTCGAGCCGCCCTTCGGACTGCCCTCGGGCCTGGCCAGCTCCCTGTTCCTGGCCTACCTCGCCGGCACCTGGTCCTCCCGGGCCGCCGGAACCCTGGCCGTCCGGCTCCGCGGCCGGCGGAAGCCGGTGCTGCTGCTGTCCATCGCGGCAATGGCGGCAGGCCTGGCCCTGACGCTGGCCGAGAATCTTCCGGCCGTTGTGTCCGGTCTGCTGGTGTTCACGGCCGGTTTCTTCGCCGCGCATTCCATTGCCTCCGGCTGGACTCCGCAGCTTGCCTATGAGGGGCGGGCGCAGGCCTCCTCGCTGTACAACCTCTTCTATTACACGGGGTCCAGCCTGCTGGGCTGGGTGGGCGGCTACTACTTCCAGCAGGGTGGCTGGCCGTCACTGGTGCTTTTTGTGGGAGTGCTGCTGCTGGCGGCGGCAGTGGTGGCCGTCGTCGTCCTACGCAGGAACGACGACGGCGGGGAGCGGACGCCGTCGTCGTCGAAAGTGCAGTAG
- a CDS encoding DUF4031 domain-containing protein — MKDAVVAAGSPASMIYIDPPMWPAHNTLFSHLVSDVSLAELHAFTRAADVTVRAFDGDHYDVPRERYDDLVSRGAEPVSGGQLVRILIASGLRIPARERPSALAAPLRHRWKRLLPGMPELGERLLECWNEPHRRYHDRRHLLQVLESLDLLTGGDVPRPVALAAWFHDAVYTGRPGADEEASARLAEQLLVPAGVGAAEVTECARLVRLTATHDPDPADRNGALLTDADLAVLAREPARYGSYLQAVRAEYGHLSEADFAAGRRRVVQQLAAADPLYRTPAGRGLWEAQARRNLDAELCGALSSGPISAAPLGADQP, encoded by the coding sequence ATGAAAGATGCTGTTGTTGCGGCCGGAAGCCCGGCATCCATGATCTACATCGATCCGCCGATGTGGCCGGCGCACAACACCCTCTTTTCCCACCTGGTGTCCGATGTCAGCCTGGCTGAGCTGCACGCCTTCACCCGGGCTGCCGATGTGACCGTCAGGGCCTTCGACGGTGACCATTACGACGTGCCCCGCGAACGTTATGACGATCTCGTATCCCGCGGTGCGGAGCCGGTCAGCGGCGGGCAGCTGGTCCGCATCCTTATTGCCAGCGGGCTGCGAATCCCGGCACGGGAACGCCCGTCCGCCCTCGCCGCACCGCTGCGCCACCGGTGGAAACGGCTGCTCCCCGGCATGCCGGAGCTGGGCGAACGCCTGCTGGAGTGCTGGAACGAACCGCACCGCCGCTACCACGACCGCAGGCATCTGCTGCAGGTCCTCGAATCCCTCGACCTGCTCACCGGAGGCGATGTTCCCCGCCCGGTTGCCCTGGCGGCCTGGTTCCACGACGCGGTCTACACCGGCCGTCCGGGGGCCGACGAGGAAGCGTCTGCCCGGCTGGCGGAGCAGCTGCTGGTGCCTGCGGGTGTGGGCGCCGCAGAGGTGACGGAGTGCGCGCGGCTGGTCCGCCTCACCGCCACCCATGACCCTGATCCCGCGGACCGCAACGGGGCGCTGCTCACGGACGCGGACCTGGCGGTGCTGGCCCGGGAACCGGCCCGCTACGGCTCCTACCTGCAGGCGGTCCGGGCCGAATACGGGCACCTGTCGGAGGCGGACTTTGCGGCCGGGCGACGGCGGGTGGTCCAGCAGCTGGCCGCGGCCGATCCGCTCTACCGCACGCCGGCCGGACGCGGGCTCTGGGAAGCGCAGGCCCGCCGCAACCTCGATGCCGAACTGTGCGGTGCGCTGAGCAGCGGACCCATATCCGCTGCACCCCTCGGCGCGGACCAGCCGTGA